In Psychrobacter ciconiae, the following are encoded in one genomic region:
- a CDS encoding NADP-dependent oxidoreductase, which produces MSFINDNNSQQNDSQNRQIKLASRPNGAPNFDNFAWETSEISKPKDNEMLLRTVYLSLDPYMRGRMSAAKSYAESLAIGDVMLGAAVCQVVDSNLDGFESGDLVVANAGWQDYSISDGTGVVKLDKNMANPSYGLGVLGMPGFTGYMGLTDIGKPKKGETLVVAAATGPVGATVGQVGKHLGLHVVGVAGGAEKCAFAKNELGFDDCLDHTSENFAKALATACPNGIDIYYENVGGKVFDAVLPLLNAHARIPVCGLISQYNATSLPDAPDRLGLLMATILKQRLTIKGFIIFEEYGEHFPEFLATMSDWVESGIVKTKEHITDGLQNAPQAFFDMLSGDNFGKTVVKVADVQ; this is translated from the coding sequence ATGAGCTTTATTAACGATAATAACAGCCAACAAAACGACTCTCAAAACCGTCAAATCAAGCTTGCCAGCCGACCTAATGGCGCGCCAAACTTTGACAACTTTGCTTGGGAAACCAGTGAGATCTCAAAGCCCAAAGATAATGAAATGCTGCTGCGGACAGTTTATTTATCGCTTGACCCTTATATGCGCGGTCGCATGAGCGCGGCGAAAAGCTACGCCGAATCGCTTGCTATTGGCGATGTGATGCTTGGCGCGGCAGTTTGCCAAGTGGTTGACTCCAACCTTGATGGTTTTGAGTCTGGCGATTTGGTCGTTGCCAATGCCGGCTGGCAAGATTACAGTATCAGCGATGGCACAGGCGTGGTTAAACTTGATAAAAACATGGCGAACCCCTCTTATGGTCTGGGCGTTCTTGGCATGCCAGGGTTTACAGGCTATATGGGGCTGACGGACATTGGCAAACCTAAAAAAGGTGAAACGCTCGTCGTTGCTGCTGCCACAGGTCCTGTTGGTGCAACCGTCGGTCAAGTTGGCAAGCATTTAGGGCTTCATGTGGTCGGTGTGGCAGGTGGCGCAGAAAAATGCGCGTTTGCTAAAAATGAGCTTGGCTTTGATGATTGCCTTGACCATACCAGCGAGAATTTTGCTAAAGCTTTGGCAACAGCTTGCCCTAACGGCATCGACATTTATTATGAAAACGTCGGCGGCAAAGTCTTTGATGCCGTGCTGCCGCTGCTCAACGCCCACGCACGGATTCCGGTTTGTGGCTTAATTTCTCAATATAACGCCACCTCATTGCCTGATGCGCCTGACCGCTTGGGGCTACTCATGGCAACGATTTTAAAACAGCGCTTAACCATTAAAGGCTTTATTATCTTTGAAGAATACGGCGAGCACTTCCCTGAATTTTTAGCGACCATGAGCGATTGGGTCGAATCAGGAATCGTAAAAACCAAAGAGCACATTACCGATGGGCTGCAAAACGCGCCGCAAGCATTTTTTGATATGCTCAGTGGCGATAACTTTGGTAAAACGGTCGTTAAAGTTGCTGATGTTCAATAG
- a CDS encoding iron-containing alcohol dehydrogenase gives MKNFQYYNPVRIVFGDNQIKELANLVPLDARVLITFGGGSAKKHGTLDEVKAALDANGSRKVFEFGGIEPNPEFDTLLKAADKVNELDIDFILAVGGGSVIDGSKFIALVAPLTDDSNSKKVSREKAWQTLTSRCRNLDSAVDLGAVLTIPATGSEMNSGGVINDSNRQAKLSFSNPLAYPKFSILDPTKTFTLPEHQVMNGVADAFVHVMEQYLTYPVNAKVQDAFAEQLLKILIEEGRAVCQNPEDLETRKNIMWSATMALNGLIGTGVPQDWTTHMIGHELTSLFGIDHARTLTILLPAVMRELKASKKDKLLQFANSVWGLTDERQSDDDKIDAAIDMTEAFFKSLNLPVSLSDANLDESVIDTVIEQLDAHQMTALGEHGNNDLTVSRRILQRAV, from the coding sequence ATGAAAAACTTTCAATATTACAATCCGGTGCGAATCGTCTTTGGCGATAACCAAATCAAAGAGCTTGCCAATCTCGTGCCGCTCGATGCTCGAGTGCTTATCACCTTTGGCGGTGGCTCAGCAAAAAAACATGGCACGCTTGATGAGGTCAAAGCGGCGCTCGATGCTAATGGCTCGCGCAAGGTTTTTGAGTTTGGCGGAATTGAACCCAATCCTGAATTTGACACCCTATTAAAAGCCGCTGATAAGGTCAATGAGCTTGATATTGATTTTATTTTAGCGGTTGGCGGCGGCTCGGTGATTGACGGCAGCAAGTTTATCGCTTTGGTTGCCCCTTTAACGGACGATAGCAACTCAAAAAAAGTCTCCCGCGAAAAAGCTTGGCAAACGCTAACCAGTCGTTGCCGCAATTTGGACTCTGCCGTTGATTTGGGCGCGGTGCTGACCATTCCGGCAACGGGTTCTGAGATGAACTCCGGCGGCGTGATTAATGACAGCAACCGCCAAGCCAAATTGTCGTTTAGCAATCCTTTAGCTTATCCCAAATTTTCCATTTTAGACCCTACCAAAACCTTCACTTTGCCTGAGCACCAAGTGATGAATGGCGTTGCCGATGCGTTTGTTCACGTGATGGAGCAGTATTTGACTTATCCGGTCAATGCTAAAGTTCAAGATGCCTTTGCCGAGCAATTGCTGAAGATTTTAATTGAGGAAGGTCGCGCCGTTTGCCAAAACCCTGAGGATTTGGAAACGCGCAAAAATATCATGTGGTCGGCAACGATGGCGCTCAATGGCTTGATTGGGACGGGCGTTCCGCAAGATTGGACGACGCATATGATTGGTCATGAGCTGACTTCGCTGTTTGGCATTGACCACGCGCGAACGCTGACCATTTTGCTTCCTGCTGTCATGCGTGAGCTCAAAGCCAGCAAAAAAGACAAGCTGTTGCAATTTGCTAACAGCGTCTGGGGATTAACGGATGAGCGCCAAAGCGATGATGATAAAATTGATGCGGCTATCGACATGACCGAAGCGTTCTTTAAATCACTCAATTTACCGGTATCATTGAGTGATGCCAATCTTGATGAAAGCGTCATTGATACGGTAATTGAACAACTTGATGCCCATCAAATGACTGCCCTTGGCGAGCATGGCAACAACGACTTGACAGTATCGCGCCGGATTTTGCAGCGCGCGGTTTGA
- a CDS encoding type 1 glutamine amidotransferase domain-containing protein: MKVLMVLTSHERLADTGKKTGFWLEEFAAPYYTFLDAGCDITLASPAGGQPPLDPKSDKPAAQTDATRRFKDDKDAQNKLDHTKKLAEVQASDFDAVFYPGGHGPLWDLAISLDSIALIEDFNAQQKPIAFVCHAPAALKNVKSGDDYLVKAKKVTGFSNSEEKEVGLYDDVPFLLEDMLKDRGAHYDKGADWSSFVITDGNLVTGQNPASSEATAKALLKLLDQ, from the coding sequence ATGAAAGTTTTAATGGTATTAACCTCGCATGAGCGCCTAGCCGATACCGGCAAAAAAACTGGATTTTGGCTTGAAGAATTTGCCGCGCCTTATTACACTTTTTTGGATGCCGGCTGCGACATTACGCTTGCCTCCCCTGCTGGTGGTCAGCCGCCGCTTGACCCAAAAAGCGACAAGCCTGCCGCGCAAACGGACGCGACCCGCCGCTTTAAAGACGACAAAGACGCTCAAAATAAGCTTGATCACACCAAAAAGCTTGCTGAGGTTCAAGCATCAGACTTTGATGCTGTATTTTACCCCGGCGGTCATGGTCCGCTTTGGGACTTGGCAATCAGCCTTGATTCTATCGCGTTAATTGAAGATTTTAACGCTCAGCAAAAACCGATTGCCTTTGTTTGCCATGCCCCTGCTGCCCTTAAAAACGTCAAATCAGGAGATGACTATTTGGTTAAAGCCAAAAAAGTCACCGGATTTAGCAACTCTGAGGAAAAAGAAGTCGGACTTTACGACGATGTGCCGTTTTTATTAGAAGATATGCTCAAAGATCGCGGCGCGCATTATGACAAAGGCGCGGACTGGTCATCATTTGTCATCACCGATGGCAACTTGGTCACCGGTCAAAACCCAGCGTCATCAGAAGCCACGGCGAAGGCATTATTGAAGCTTCTTGATCAATAA
- a CDS encoding TetR/AcrR family transcriptional regulator, which yields MTEPRFLKPQTNSHQDTKTQLLEVGYQLLSKKGFSAVGLQQILTTAGIPKGSFYHYFASKEAFGEAIIEHYFLQYQARLDALARTQTRANQALYHYFAQWYNTQQSSCDVDKCLVVKLSAEVADLSEAMTKALYQGYEQTINWLAAQIEASFESGDMALTAISAKSLAKRWYFAWLGASLVAKISRSNAPLDEVWQMTCDSLNISAELPS from the coding sequence ATGACAGAACCACGTTTTTTAAAGCCGCAAACAAACTCACATCAAGACACCAAAACGCAGTTGCTTGAGGTTGGCTATCAGCTGCTATCAAAAAAAGGCTTTTCAGCGGTTGGTCTTCAGCAAATATTGACCACCGCAGGTATCCCTAAAGGGTCGTTTTATCATTATTTCGCCTCAAAAGAAGCCTTTGGCGAGGCGATTATTGAGCATTATTTTTTGCAATATCAAGCCCGCCTTGATGCACTTGCCCGCACCCAAACGCGCGCAAATCAGGCGCTGTACCACTACTTTGCCCAGTGGTATAACACTCAGCAAAGTAGCTGCGATGTGGATAAGTGCTTGGTGGTGAAATTAAGCGCGGAGGTTGCCGACTTGTCGGAGGCGATGACAAAGGCGCTATATCAAGGCTATGAGCAAACCATTAACTGGCTTGCGGCTCAAATCGAGGCGTCCTTTGAATCTGGCGATATGGCACTAACCGCAATCAGCGCCAAAAGCCTTGCCAAACGCTGGTACTTTGCTTGGCTTGGGGCAAGTTTGGTCGCCAAAATCAGCCGCTCAAACGCACCGCTTGATGAAGTTTGGCAGATGACTTGCGACAGCTTAAACATTTCGGCAGAGCTGCCGAGTTAG